In Quercus lobata isolate SW786 chromosome 12, ValleyOak3.0 Primary Assembly, whole genome shotgun sequence, a genomic segment contains:
- the LOC115971455 gene encoding protein TIFY 8 isoform X1: MTAEQHTMPNNNAIANTNTTIQNQNQTQTQQQHQQELVLANTDTNKHPMFHDFLGMKKPTDSQVGFPHKATAAADSPQASASLGASSGGPRGPISTTSDLGSVERQVVKGIPLYSTRSDNSGPEMSNRIAGSKRSNHDSAFMASSRDGVFNLDHDSIENSHLMKLLRNGAGGERHRRSNDDEMFFGMHPLRPSSTSLAFQPPTSSRIDGNVSKWERPISMNVGSAVQYPPRGGQFAPILHQVPSNRFRDANAGPSTISQSAADEGSRTGIKGPGILSSINASGGASERNSSGMQPIGNRQKSGTNVLEPESSTPPSRLGLTSPSRQMTIFYGGQAHVFDDVHPNKADIIMALAGSNGGSWSTTYSPKSTVRPTGESSMPGGDSETGMANNMAVSQEFRRLSAAGISNHGVGSGDRISTPSGGHQGSIVVKDPSNPVQAAELNPEAKREP, encoded by the exons ATGACGGCTGAGCAGCACACTATGCCCAACAACAATGCCATTGCTAATACCAACACTAcaatccaaaaccaaaaccaaacccaaacccaacaacaacatcaacaagAATTAGTATTGGCTAATACTGATACTAATAAGCACCCAATGTTCCATGACTTTCTGGGCATGAAAAAGCCCACCGATTCCCAAGTGGGTTTTCCCCACAAAGCCACGGCGGCCGCCGACTCTCCTCAGGCATCGGCTTCTCTTGGTGCTTCCTCCGGTGGTCCCCGTGGACCCATCTCCACCACCTCTGATCTGGGTTCCG TAGAAAGACAGGTTGTAAAGGGGATTCCTTTATATAGTACAAGGAGTGATAATTCTGGGCCTGAGATGAGTAACAGGATAGCAGGAAGTAAGCGAAGTAATCATGATTCTGCTTTTATGGCTTCATCCAGAGATGGGGTTTTTAACTTGGATCATGATTCCATCGAGAACTCTCATTTGATGAAG TTACTCCGAAATGGTGCTGGGGGAGAGCGACATAGAAGGTCCAATGATGATGAAATGTTCTTTGGTATGCATCCACTAAGGCCAAGTTCTACTTCTCTTGCATTTCAGCCTCCCACCAGCAGTAGGATTGATGGTAATGTTTCCAAGTGGGAACGGCCTATTTCTATGAATGTTGGCTCCGCAGTACAGTACCCTCCACGTGGGGGTCAATTTGCACCTATCCTGCATCAGGTACCTTCAAACAGATTCAGGGATGCCAATGCCGGTCCTTCAACTATCTCTCAATCAGCGGCTGATGAGGGATCTAGAACTGGAATTAAAGGCCCTGGAATTTTGAGTTCCATCAATGCCTCTGGTGGCGCCTCTGAGAGAAACTCATCTGGCATGCAGCCAATTGGCAACAGACAGAAGTCTGGGACTAATGTTTTAGAGCCAGAATCTTCTACTCCTCCTAG TAGACTTGGCTTAACATCTCCTAGTCGTCAGATGACTATATTTTATGGCGGCCAAGCTCATGTTTTTGACGATGTCCATCCCAACAAG GCAGACATTATAATGGCCTTAGCTGGATCAAATGGAGGATCTTGGTCAACAACCTACTCACCCAAATCTACTGTGAGGCCAACTGGTGAAAGTAGCATGCCTGGTGGAGACAGTGAAACAGGTATGGCAAATAATATGGCAGTTTCACAGGAATTTCGGAGGTTATCTGCCGCCGGGATTTCTAATCATGGAGTTGGCTCTGGTGATCGGATATCAACGCCATCAG GGGGACATCAAGGCAGTATTGTAGTAAAAGATCCAAGCAACCCCGTTCAAGCAGCAGAACTCAATCCTGAAGCAAAAAGAGAGCCATGA
- the LOC115971455 gene encoding protein TIFY 8 isoform X2 produces MTAEQHTMPNNNAIANTNTTIQNQNQTQTQQQHQQELVLANTDTNKHPMFHDFLGMKKPTDSQVGFPHKATAAADSPQASASLGASSGGPRGPISTTSDLGSERQVVKGIPLYSTRSDNSGPEMSNRIAGSKRSNHDSAFMASSRDGVFNLDHDSIENSHLMKLLRNGAGGERHRRSNDDEMFFGMHPLRPSSTSLAFQPPTSSRIDGNVSKWERPISMNVGSAVQYPPRGGQFAPILHQVPSNRFRDANAGPSTISQSAADEGSRTGIKGPGILSSINASGGASERNSSGMQPIGNRQKSGTNVLEPESSTPPSRLGLTSPSRQMTIFYGGQAHVFDDVHPNKADIIMALAGSNGGSWSTTYSPKSTVRPTGESSMPGGDSETGMANNMAVSQEFRRLSAAGISNHGVGSGDRISTPSGGHQGSIVVKDPSNPVQAAELNPEAKREP; encoded by the exons ATGACGGCTGAGCAGCACACTATGCCCAACAACAATGCCATTGCTAATACCAACACTAcaatccaaaaccaaaaccaaacccaaacccaacaacaacatcaacaagAATTAGTATTGGCTAATACTGATACTAATAAGCACCCAATGTTCCATGACTTTCTGGGCATGAAAAAGCCCACCGATTCCCAAGTGGGTTTTCCCCACAAAGCCACGGCGGCCGCCGACTCTCCTCAGGCATCGGCTTCTCTTGGTGCTTCCTCCGGTGGTCCCCGTGGACCCATCTCCACCACCTCTGATCTGGGTTCCG AAAGACAGGTTGTAAAGGGGATTCCTTTATATAGTACAAGGAGTGATAATTCTGGGCCTGAGATGAGTAACAGGATAGCAGGAAGTAAGCGAAGTAATCATGATTCTGCTTTTATGGCTTCATCCAGAGATGGGGTTTTTAACTTGGATCATGATTCCATCGAGAACTCTCATTTGATGAAG TTACTCCGAAATGGTGCTGGGGGAGAGCGACATAGAAGGTCCAATGATGATGAAATGTTCTTTGGTATGCATCCACTAAGGCCAAGTTCTACTTCTCTTGCATTTCAGCCTCCCACCAGCAGTAGGATTGATGGTAATGTTTCCAAGTGGGAACGGCCTATTTCTATGAATGTTGGCTCCGCAGTACAGTACCCTCCACGTGGGGGTCAATTTGCACCTATCCTGCATCAGGTACCTTCAAACAGATTCAGGGATGCCAATGCCGGTCCTTCAACTATCTCTCAATCAGCGGCTGATGAGGGATCTAGAACTGGAATTAAAGGCCCTGGAATTTTGAGTTCCATCAATGCCTCTGGTGGCGCCTCTGAGAGAAACTCATCTGGCATGCAGCCAATTGGCAACAGACAGAAGTCTGGGACTAATGTTTTAGAGCCAGAATCTTCTACTCCTCCTAG TAGACTTGGCTTAACATCTCCTAGTCGTCAGATGACTATATTTTATGGCGGCCAAGCTCATGTTTTTGACGATGTCCATCCCAACAAG GCAGACATTATAATGGCCTTAGCTGGATCAAATGGAGGATCTTGGTCAACAACCTACTCACCCAAATCTACTGTGAGGCCAACTGGTGAAAGTAGCATGCCTGGTGGAGACAGTGAAACAGGTATGGCAAATAATATGGCAGTTTCACAGGAATTTCGGAGGTTATCTGCCGCCGGGATTTCTAATCATGGAGTTGGCTCTGGTGATCGGATATCAACGCCATCAG GGGGACATCAAGGCAGTATTGTAGTAAAAGATCCAAGCAACCCCGTTCAAGCAGCAGAACTCAATCCTGAAGCAAAAAGAGAGCCATGA
- the LOC115971455 gene encoding protein TIFY 8 isoform X3 gives MTAEQHTMPNNNAIANTNTTIQNQNQTQTQQQHQQELVLANTDTNKHPMFHDFLGMKKPTDSQVGFPHKATAAADSPQASASLGASSGGPRGPISTTSDLGSVERQVVKGIPLYSTRSDNSGPEMSNRIAGSKRSNHDSAFMASSRDGVFNLDHDSIENSHLMKLLRNGAGGERHRRSNDDEMFFGMHPLRPSSTSLAFQPPTSSRIDGNVSKWERPISMNVGSAVQYPPRGGQFAPILHQVPSNRFRDANAGPSTISQSAADEGSRTGIKGPGILSSINASGGASERNSSGMQPIGNRQKSGTNVLEPESSTPPRLGLTSPSRQMTIFYGGQAHVFDDVHPNKADIIMALAGSNGGSWSTTYSPKSTVRPTGESSMPGGDSETGMANNMAVSQEFRRLSAAGISNHGVGSGDRISTPSGGHQGSIVVKDPSNPVQAAELNPEAKREP, from the exons ATGACGGCTGAGCAGCACACTATGCCCAACAACAATGCCATTGCTAATACCAACACTAcaatccaaaaccaaaaccaaacccaaacccaacaacaacatcaacaagAATTAGTATTGGCTAATACTGATACTAATAAGCACCCAATGTTCCATGACTTTCTGGGCATGAAAAAGCCCACCGATTCCCAAGTGGGTTTTCCCCACAAAGCCACGGCGGCCGCCGACTCTCCTCAGGCATCGGCTTCTCTTGGTGCTTCCTCCGGTGGTCCCCGTGGACCCATCTCCACCACCTCTGATCTGGGTTCCG TAGAAAGACAGGTTGTAAAGGGGATTCCTTTATATAGTACAAGGAGTGATAATTCTGGGCCTGAGATGAGTAACAGGATAGCAGGAAGTAAGCGAAGTAATCATGATTCTGCTTTTATGGCTTCATCCAGAGATGGGGTTTTTAACTTGGATCATGATTCCATCGAGAACTCTCATTTGATGAAG TTACTCCGAAATGGTGCTGGGGGAGAGCGACATAGAAGGTCCAATGATGATGAAATGTTCTTTGGTATGCATCCACTAAGGCCAAGTTCTACTTCTCTTGCATTTCAGCCTCCCACCAGCAGTAGGATTGATGGTAATGTTTCCAAGTGGGAACGGCCTATTTCTATGAATGTTGGCTCCGCAGTACAGTACCCTCCACGTGGGGGTCAATTTGCACCTATCCTGCATCAGGTACCTTCAAACAGATTCAGGGATGCCAATGCCGGTCCTTCAACTATCTCTCAATCAGCGGCTGATGAGGGATCTAGAACTGGAATTAAAGGCCCTGGAATTTTGAGTTCCATCAATGCCTCTGGTGGCGCCTCTGAGAGAAACTCATCTGGCATGCAGCCAATTGGCAACAGACAGAAGTCTGGGACTAATGTTTTAGAGCCAGAATCTTCTACTCCTCCTAG ACTTGGCTTAACATCTCCTAGTCGTCAGATGACTATATTTTATGGCGGCCAAGCTCATGTTTTTGACGATGTCCATCCCAACAAG GCAGACATTATAATGGCCTTAGCTGGATCAAATGGAGGATCTTGGTCAACAACCTACTCACCCAAATCTACTGTGAGGCCAACTGGTGAAAGTAGCATGCCTGGTGGAGACAGTGAAACAGGTATGGCAAATAATATGGCAGTTTCACAGGAATTTCGGAGGTTATCTGCCGCCGGGATTTCTAATCATGGAGTTGGCTCTGGTGATCGGATATCAACGCCATCAG GGGGACATCAAGGCAGTATTGTAGTAAAAGATCCAAGCAACCCCGTTCAAGCAGCAGAACTCAATCCTGAAGCAAAAAGAGAGCCATGA
- the LOC115971455 gene encoding protein TIFY 8 isoform X4 encodes MTAEQHTMPNNNAIANTNTTIQNQNQTQTQQQHQQELVLANTDTNKHPMFHDFLGMKKPTDSQVGFPHKATAAADSPQASASLGASSGGPRGPISTTSDLGSERQVVKGIPLYSTRSDNSGPEMSNRIAGSKRSNHDSAFMASSRDGVFNLDHDSIENSHLMKLLRNGAGGERHRRSNDDEMFFGMHPLRPSSTSLAFQPPTSSRIDGNVSKWERPISMNVGSAVQYPPRGGQFAPILHQVPSNRFRDANAGPSTISQSAADEGSRTGIKGPGILSSINASGGASERNSSGMQPIGNRQKSGTNVLEPESSTPPRLGLTSPSRQMTIFYGGQAHVFDDVHPNKADIIMALAGSNGGSWSTTYSPKSTVRPTGESSMPGGDSETGMANNMAVSQEFRRLSAAGISNHGVGSGDRISTPSGGHQGSIVVKDPSNPVQAAELNPEAKREP; translated from the exons ATGACGGCTGAGCAGCACACTATGCCCAACAACAATGCCATTGCTAATACCAACACTAcaatccaaaaccaaaaccaaacccaaacccaacaacaacatcaacaagAATTAGTATTGGCTAATACTGATACTAATAAGCACCCAATGTTCCATGACTTTCTGGGCATGAAAAAGCCCACCGATTCCCAAGTGGGTTTTCCCCACAAAGCCACGGCGGCCGCCGACTCTCCTCAGGCATCGGCTTCTCTTGGTGCTTCCTCCGGTGGTCCCCGTGGACCCATCTCCACCACCTCTGATCTGGGTTCCG AAAGACAGGTTGTAAAGGGGATTCCTTTATATAGTACAAGGAGTGATAATTCTGGGCCTGAGATGAGTAACAGGATAGCAGGAAGTAAGCGAAGTAATCATGATTCTGCTTTTATGGCTTCATCCAGAGATGGGGTTTTTAACTTGGATCATGATTCCATCGAGAACTCTCATTTGATGAAG TTACTCCGAAATGGTGCTGGGGGAGAGCGACATAGAAGGTCCAATGATGATGAAATGTTCTTTGGTATGCATCCACTAAGGCCAAGTTCTACTTCTCTTGCATTTCAGCCTCCCACCAGCAGTAGGATTGATGGTAATGTTTCCAAGTGGGAACGGCCTATTTCTATGAATGTTGGCTCCGCAGTACAGTACCCTCCACGTGGGGGTCAATTTGCACCTATCCTGCATCAGGTACCTTCAAACAGATTCAGGGATGCCAATGCCGGTCCTTCAACTATCTCTCAATCAGCGGCTGATGAGGGATCTAGAACTGGAATTAAAGGCCCTGGAATTTTGAGTTCCATCAATGCCTCTGGTGGCGCCTCTGAGAGAAACTCATCTGGCATGCAGCCAATTGGCAACAGACAGAAGTCTGGGACTAATGTTTTAGAGCCAGAATCTTCTACTCCTCCTAG ACTTGGCTTAACATCTCCTAGTCGTCAGATGACTATATTTTATGGCGGCCAAGCTCATGTTTTTGACGATGTCCATCCCAACAAG GCAGACATTATAATGGCCTTAGCTGGATCAAATGGAGGATCTTGGTCAACAACCTACTCACCCAAATCTACTGTGAGGCCAACTGGTGAAAGTAGCATGCCTGGTGGAGACAGTGAAACAGGTATGGCAAATAATATGGCAGTTTCACAGGAATTTCGGAGGTTATCTGCCGCCGGGATTTCTAATCATGGAGTTGGCTCTGGTGATCGGATATCAACGCCATCAG GGGGACATCAAGGCAGTATTGTAGTAAAAGATCCAAGCAACCCCGTTCAAGCAGCAGAACTCAATCCTGAAGCAAAAAGAGAGCCATGA
- the LOC115971455 gene encoding protein TIFY 8 isoform X5 — protein sequence MTAEQHTMPNNNAIANTNTTIQNQNQTQTQQQHQQELVLANTDTNKHPMFHDFLGMKKPTDSQVGFPHKATAAADSPQASASLGASSGGPRGPISTTSDLGSVERQVVKGIPLYSTRSDNSGPEMSNRIAGSKRSNHDSAFMASSRDGVFNLDHDSIENSHLMKLLRNGAGGERHRRSNDDEMFFGMHPLRPSSTSLAFQPPTSSRIDGNVSKWERPISMNVGSAVQYPPRGGQFAPILHQVPSNRFRDANAGPSTISQSAADEGSRTGIKGPGILSSINASGGASERNSSGMQPIGNRQKSGTNVLEPESSTPPSRLGLTSPSRQMTIFYGGQAHVFDDVHPNKWHFTRSSFAKSVSLQTRNA from the exons ATGACGGCTGAGCAGCACACTATGCCCAACAACAATGCCATTGCTAATACCAACACTAcaatccaaaaccaaaaccaaacccaaacccaacaacaacatcaacaagAATTAGTATTGGCTAATACTGATACTAATAAGCACCCAATGTTCCATGACTTTCTGGGCATGAAAAAGCCCACCGATTCCCAAGTGGGTTTTCCCCACAAAGCCACGGCGGCCGCCGACTCTCCTCAGGCATCGGCTTCTCTTGGTGCTTCCTCCGGTGGTCCCCGTGGACCCATCTCCACCACCTCTGATCTGGGTTCCG TAGAAAGACAGGTTGTAAAGGGGATTCCTTTATATAGTACAAGGAGTGATAATTCTGGGCCTGAGATGAGTAACAGGATAGCAGGAAGTAAGCGAAGTAATCATGATTCTGCTTTTATGGCTTCATCCAGAGATGGGGTTTTTAACTTGGATCATGATTCCATCGAGAACTCTCATTTGATGAAG TTACTCCGAAATGGTGCTGGGGGAGAGCGACATAGAAGGTCCAATGATGATGAAATGTTCTTTGGTATGCATCCACTAAGGCCAAGTTCTACTTCTCTTGCATTTCAGCCTCCCACCAGCAGTAGGATTGATGGTAATGTTTCCAAGTGGGAACGGCCTATTTCTATGAATGTTGGCTCCGCAGTACAGTACCCTCCACGTGGGGGTCAATTTGCACCTATCCTGCATCAGGTACCTTCAAACAGATTCAGGGATGCCAATGCCGGTCCTTCAACTATCTCTCAATCAGCGGCTGATGAGGGATCTAGAACTGGAATTAAAGGCCCTGGAATTTTGAGTTCCATCAATGCCTCTGGTGGCGCCTCTGAGAGAAACTCATCTGGCATGCAGCCAATTGGCAACAGACAGAAGTCTGGGACTAATGTTTTAGAGCCAGAATCTTCTACTCCTCCTAG TAGACTTGGCTTAACATCTCCTAGTCGTCAGATGACTATATTTTATGGCGGCCAAGCTCATGTTTTTGACGATGTCCATCCCAACAAG TGGCATTTTACCAGGAGCTCCTTTGCTAAATCTGTGAGCCTGCAGACCAGAAATGCATAA